A single region of the Serinus canaria isolate serCan28SL12 chromosome 1, serCan2020, whole genome shotgun sequence genome encodes:
- the TASL gene encoding TLR adapter interacting with SLC15A4 on the lysosome, whose amino-acid sequence MLSEGYLHRITCLWEHLSPALYESLPDEGVYEMSSISYSSTGEAQGKSLLQRCRSAGKCISSVCSRGSKHSRRQKDNRPQPVQHPTPTGQPPPATQVCEELTKKVTYLVPPSCKSICKNYNDLHIAGDYVVPISSVTTDFACDSGIGPFLESSEIPPAMESVKAPPTSDTIRRPGQGHSSCWRLASLGPHLQPLSDSALNDYLEQKLVELYKQYIMDSTANRASPTQILASELIMTNVDQISMQISRERNMETGKAKDIVISRFLQIASGKVSSEMSTPTLHISQYSHINA is encoded by the coding sequence ATGCTGTCAGAAGGTTACCTTCACAGAATCACCTGCCTTTGGGAACACCTGAGCCCTGCACTCTACGAGAGTTTGCCTGATGAAGGGGTGTATGAAATGAGCTCCATTAGTTATTCCTCCACAGGCGAAGCACAAGGAAAAAGCCTCCTTCAGAGATGCAGATCTGCTGGAAAGTGCATTTCCTCAGtctgctccagaggcagcaaGCACAGCAGAAGGCAGAAGGACAATCGCCCACAACCCGTCCAGCACCCAACACCCACAGGGCAGCCACCTCCAGCTACGCAGGTCTGTGAGGAGCTGACCAAAAAAGTCACCTACCTGGTTCCACCTTCCTGCAAGAGCATTTGCAAGAACTACAACGATTTGCATATAGCTGGGGACTACGTGGTGCCAATTAGCTCGGTCACCACAGATTTTGCTTGTGACAGCGGCATAGGCCCCTTCTTGGAGTCCTCGGAGATCCCTCCGGCCATGGAGTCTGTGAAGGCTCCCCCCACGAGTGACACCATCCGCAGGCCTGGCCAGGGCCACTCCTCGTGCTGGAGGCTGGCCAGCCTGGGGCcacacctgcagcccctctccGACTCTGCCCTCAACGACTACCTGGAGCAGAAGCTGGTGGAGCTGTACAAGCAGTACATCATGGACAGCACAGCCAACAGGGCATCCCCCACCCAGATCCTGGCCTCGGAGCTAATCATGACCAACGTGGATCAAATCAGCATGCAGATATCACGGGAGAGGAACATGGAGACTGGCAAGGCCAAAGACATCGTCATCAGCCGCTTCTTACAAATAGCCAGTGGGAAGGTTTCCTCAGAAATGAGCACACCTACTCTGCACATCTCCCAGTATAGTCACATTAATGCTTAG